AAAAAGGCCGTCTGAAATTTTTCAGACGGCCTTTTATGGTATTTATTCTTCTTCTTCTTCCTCTTCCGGTTCAGCTTCTGCCTCTGCAGGTTTTTCAAGGAAATTGCCTGCCAGCCACAGTAAAGCGCCGCCGCCCGTAATGCCTGCTTTAATCCACATGGCGGTATCTTCGCCCCATTCGTAAATCCAGGCCAAGACTTTGGGTACCGCGTTCATATAATTCAAACCGAATGCCAATACGCCGAGGATAAATAAAGTACTGCCCAAGCTTTTCATTGTTATTCCTTATAAAATCAAATATATGCATCAAAACAATTCAATAAATGCAGTGATGCTGAGTGAATGAATGTGTCAAGAAATGCCATTATATTCGGTTTTATGTAAAGAAGATATTTTTATCAAAGCTGATTGGCAGGCTGAGGCGATGGGGAACTGCTTGCAGAGGGAGGGATTCCGTCTGTTTGTTTATAAGTTATCGGCTTGGCTTGGGCAGCCATGATCTGCAAAAACTGTTCTCATTTTGTGTCGATATTGTGATAAAGCAAAACAAGTTCTAAAATATGCAGTTCATTTTCATATTAAAAACAAGGAGAAACTGATGTCTAAGGTTGCGGTACTCGGTGGCGGTCTGTCGGGCCGTCTGATGGCGTTCCAACTGGCAGAGCAGGGCATTTTGGTCGAGTTGTTTGAAAAAGGCGAATGCAACGGCGCACAAGCCGCAGCCTATGTTGCCGCCGCCATGCTGGCGCCTTCTTCCGAGGCGGTGGAGGCAACGCCTGAAGTCATCCGTTTGGGCAGGCAGAGTTTCGCGCTTTGGCGCGGTATTTTAGGCCGTCTGAACACGCCGGTGATGATGCAGGAAAACGGCAGCCTGATTGTCTGGCACACGCAGGACAAGCCGCTTTCCGCCGAGTTTGCCCGTCATTTGAAGCGCGGCGGCGTGGCGGAACATGAAACCATACGTTGGAATGCGGATGAAATCGCAGCAAACGAGCCGCAACTGGCAGGGCGGTTTTCAGACGGCCTGTATCTGCCGACGGAAGGGCAGTTGGACGGACGGCAGGTATTGGATGCGCTTGCCGATGCTTTGGAATCAATGAATGTGGCGTGCCATTGGTCGTGCGAACGCGAAGTCGAAGATTTGGCGGCTCAATATGATTGGGTCATCGACTGCCGCGGTTATGG
This region of Neisseria subflava genomic DNA includes:
- a CDS encoding FAD-dependent oxidoreductase: MSKVAVLGGGLSGRLMAFQLAEQGILVELFEKGECNGAQAAAYVAAAMLAPSSEAVEATPEVIRLGRQSFALWRGILGRLNTPVMMQENGSLIVWHTQDKPLSAEFARHLKRGGVAEHETIRWNADEIAANEPQLAGRFSDGLYLPTEGQLDGRQVLDALADALESMNVACHWSCEREVEDLAAQYDWVIDCRGYGAKSAWNRPSESVLRGIRGEVARVYAPEIELSRPVRLLHPRYPLYIAPKENHIFVIGATQIESESQAPASVRSGLELLSALYAVHPAFGEANLLELATGLRPTLNHHNPEIRFNRERRLIEVNGLFRHGFMISPAVTGAAVRLAGALFAGSDIPEYDETSGLPYIRAAN
- a CDS encoding cell division protein, which encodes MKSLGSTLFILGVLAFGLNYMNAVPKVLAWIYEWGEDTAMWIKAGITGGGALLWLAGNFLEKPAEAEAEPEEEEEEE